From one Pseudomonadota bacterium genomic stretch:
- the nhaA gene encoding Na+/H+ antiporter NhaA: MLKALTEFLRLEAASGILLLLAAILAMVVVNSPASSLYDALLNTPVEIRVGAFEIAKPLLLWINDGLRAIFFFLICLEVKREILDGELSEPARVVLPMIAAVGGMAVPAAIYAAMNWGDAAAMKGWAIPAATDIAFALGVLAVLGSRVPRTLKLFLMTLAIVDDLGAIVIIALFYTDNLSVSSLLVAVAALAVLFLLNRRGVLALVPYLLVGLVLWAAVLKSGVHATLAGVLTALFIPNAREAGAQHTQLQQLEHDLHPTVVYGILPLFAFANAGISFEMLTLDALLHPVPLGITAGLFLGKQLGVFGLSWLAIRAGIARLPAGAGWLQLYGVAALCGIGFTMSLFISSLAFEQGGTGIAVDDRLGILAGSVISALVGYAILRYAPPAAPGQG, encoded by the coding sequence ATGCTCAAGGCACTGACCGAGTTTCTCCGGCTCGAGGCCGCCAGCGGCATCCTGCTGCTGCTGGCCGCGATACTGGCCATGGTGGTGGTGAATTCACCGGCCAGCTCACTCTACGACGCCCTGCTGAACACCCCGGTGGAGATCCGCGTCGGCGCCTTCGAGATCGCCAAGCCGCTGCTGCTGTGGATCAACGACGGCCTGCGGGCGATCTTCTTCTTCCTGATCTGCCTGGAAGTGAAGCGCGAGATCCTCGACGGCGAGCTGTCCGAGCCCGCCCGCGTGGTGCTGCCCATGATCGCGGCGGTCGGCGGCATGGCCGTGCCCGCCGCCATCTACGCGGCGATGAACTGGGGCGATGCGGCGGCCATGAAGGGCTGGGCCATCCCGGCGGCCACCGATATCGCCTTCGCGCTCGGGGTGCTCGCGGTGCTCGGCTCGCGCGTGCCGCGCACGCTCAAGCTGTTCCTGATGACGCTGGCCATCGTCGACGACCTCGGCGCCATCGTGATCATCGCGCTGTTCTACACCGACAACCTGTCGGTGAGCTCGCTGCTGGTCGCCGTGGCGGCGCTGGCCGTGCTGTTCCTGCTCAACCGCCGCGGGGTGCTCGCGCTGGTTCCCTATCTCCTGGTCGGCCTGGTGCTGTGGGCGGCCGTACTCAAGTCGGGGGTGCATGCGACCCTGGCCGGTGTCCTGACCGCGCTGTTCATACCCAATGCGCGCGAGGCCGGCGCGCAGCACACCCAGCTGCAGCAGCTGGAGCACGACCTGCACCCGACCGTGGTGTACGGCATCCTGCCGCTGTTCGCGTTCGCGAACGCGGGGATCTCGTTCGAGATGCTGACGCTGGACGCGCTGCTGCACCCGGTGCCGCTCGGCATCACGGCCGGCCTCTTCCTCGGCAAGCAGCTCGGCGTCTTCGGCCTGTCCTGGCTGGCCATCAGGGCCGGTATCGCCCGGCTGCCGGCGGGCGCCGGCTGGCTGCAGCTGTACGGGGTGGCGGCGCTGTGCGGCATCGGGTTCACCATGAGCCTGTTCATCAGCTCGCTGGCGTTCGAGCAGGGCGGCACGGGCATCGCCGTCGACGACCGGCTCGGCATCCTGGCCGGCTCGGTGATCTCGGCGCTGGTCGGTTACGCGATCCTGCGCTATGCCCCGCCCGCGGCGCCCGGGCAGGGCTGA
- a CDS encoding SprT family zinc-dependent metalloprotease — MPAPQRTRGGRAAQPTRLLLADDIEVELVRKDIRTLRLSVRPPHGRVRLAAPVLLAPAAIQAFLNERLAWIRRHRARLTLAHDVPASDYQTGEHHWFAGRPYRLGVAEANGPERVECDADALVLHMRAGSTRDERRAVLEDWYRGYLKAALPDLIDRHQARLGVQVQAFGVKRMRTRWGSCNPRARRIWLNLELARAAPACLEYVVVHELMHLLERLHNARFHALMDRFLPDWRTRRALLDRLPQRG, encoded by the coding sequence GTGCCGGCACCGCAGCGCACTCGGGGTGGCCGCGCGGCACAGCCCACCCGCCTGCTGCTGGCGGACGATATCGAGGTCGAGCTGGTCCGCAAGGACATCCGGACGCTGCGGCTCAGTGTCCGGCCGCCGCATGGCCGGGTCAGGCTGGCGGCGCCCGTGCTGCTGGCGCCGGCGGCGATCCAGGCATTCCTGAACGAGCGGCTGGCGTGGATCCGCCGGCACCGGGCCCGGCTGACCCTCGCGCACGACGTGCCCGCCAGCGACTACCAGACCGGAGAACACCACTGGTTCGCGGGACGGCCCTACCGCCTCGGGGTCGCGGAGGCGAACGGGCCGGAGCGGGTCGAATGCGACGCCGACGCCCTGGTGCTGCACATGCGCGCGGGCAGTACCCGCGACGAACGCCGCGCCGTCCTCGAGGACTGGTATCGCGGCTATCTCAAGGCGGCGTTGCCGGACCTGATCGACCGGCACCAGGCGCGGCTGGGCGTGCAGGTGCAGGCATTCGGCGTGAAGCGCATGCGGACGCGCTGGGGCAGCTGCAATCCGCGCGCGCGTCGCATCTGGCTGAACCTGGAACTGGCCAGGGCCGCGCCCGCATGCCTGGAATATGTCGTGGTGCACGAGCTGATGCACCTGCTGGAGCGGCTGCACAACGCGCGCTTCCATGCCCTGATGGACCGCTTCCTGCCCGACTGGCGCACGCGGCGGGCGCTGCTCGATCGTCTGCCGCAGCGGGGGTGA
- a CDS encoding DUF202 domain-containing protein: MSSLNDPRVLFAAERTLLAWNRTSVSLMAFGFLVERFGLFLVILGHEDIRQFQRHFSFFVGVAFVLLAAVIALFSSWQHRKVLQTLRPAEIPAGYQLRVGMIVNLLVGVLGIVLGIYLVRGFV, encoded by the coding sequence ATGTCGAGCCTGAATGATCCCAGGGTGCTGTTCGCGGCGGAGCGGACGCTGCTGGCATGGAACCGGACCAGTGTCTCGTTGATGGCGTTCGGATTCCTGGTCGAGCGCTTCGGCCTGTTTCTCGTCATCCTCGGGCACGAGGACATCCGGCAGTTCCAGCGCCACTTCTCCTTTTTCGTCGGGGTGGCATTCGTGCTGCTGGCCGCGGTCATCGCGCTGTTTTCCTCCTGGCAGCACCGCAAGGTGCTGCAGACGCTGCGGCCGGCCGAGATCCCGGCGGGGTACCAGCTCAGGGTCGGCATGATCGTGAACCTGCTGGTCGGGGTCCTGGGGATCGTGCTGGGCATCTACCTGGTCCGCGGTTTTGTCTGA
- a CDS encoding alkylmercury lyase family protein yields the protein MSVTTALAQLNSLLPLAAHQTALAPALQSLHRDILRGFAERGLPPTRAEIAARPDIGDVDAALARLAGDDLVVLDTAGGGVTGAYPFTTEARVHRVQVGGHTVHAMCALDALSVAPMFGVETRIDSRCHVSGQAIAIHMRGADVLTAQPPAPWLGIRWQATSGCAAQSLCLEMVFLRDGATAAAWRAEDPDHISIFDLPDAVAFGAAFFRPLLG from the coding sequence ATGAGCGTGACCACCGCACTCGCACAACTGAACAGCCTGCTGCCGCTGGCGGCACACCAGACCGCGCTCGCGCCGGCGCTGCAGTCCCTGCACCGGGACATCCTGCGCGGGTTCGCCGAACGCGGGTTGCCGCCCACACGCGCCGAGATCGCGGCCCGGCCCGACATCGGGGACGTGGATGCCGCGCTCGCGCGCCTGGCCGGGGACGATCTCGTCGTGCTGGACACGGCGGGCGGCGGGGTCACGGGCGCCTATCCGTTCACAACCGAGGCGCGCGTGCACCGGGTGCAGGTCGGGGGGCATACCGTGCATGCCATGTGCGCGCTGGATGCGCTCTCGGTCGCGCCCATGTTCGGGGTCGAGACCCGTATCGACTCGCGCTGCCACGTCAGCGGCCAGGCTATCGCGATCCACATGCGCGGCGCGGACGTGCTGACGGCGCAGCCGCCCGCGCCCTGGCTCGGGATTCGCTGGCAGGCCACCTCCGGCTGCGCGGCGCAAAGCCTGTGCCTGGAGATGGTGTTCCTGCGGGATGGTGCGACGGCCGCGGCCTGGCGCGCGGAGGATCCGGATCACATCAGCATCTTCGACCTGCCCGATGCGGTGGCGTTCGGCGCGGCGTTCTTCCGTCCCCTGCTGGGATAG
- a CDS encoding DUF2238 domain-containing protein — MSLPWLSVYTLVLVWSAIRPADYYTWFLEVVPALIGVGILLLTRRRFPLTGLAYALILGHCVILMAGGHYTYAKVPLFDWISTVFELGRNNYDKLGHFAQGFVPALLAREILLRKDVVRGRAWLNFLVVCFCLAFSAFYELVEWWVALLSAEAAESFLGTQGYVWDTQSDMAWALTGALLSLLTLGRFHDRQLRVFARGAAYD; from the coding sequence ATGTCGCTACCCTGGCTTTCCGTCTACACCCTGGTGCTGGTCTGGTCGGCCATCCGGCCGGCGGATTACTACACCTGGTTCCTGGAAGTCGTCCCCGCGCTGATCGGCGTCGGTATCCTGCTGCTGACCCGGCGCCGCTTCCCGCTGACCGGGCTGGCCTACGCGCTGATTCTCGGGCACTGCGTCATTCTCATGGCGGGCGGCCATTACACCTACGCGAAGGTGCCGCTGTTCGACTGGATCAGCACGGTATTCGAACTCGGCCGCAACAATTACGACAAGCTCGGCCATTTCGCCCAGGGTTTCGTGCCGGCGCTGCTCGCACGCGAGATCCTGCTGCGCAAGGACGTGGTGCGCGGCCGCGCCTGGCTGAATTTCCTGGTGGTCTGCTTCTGCCTGGCATTCAGCGCGTTCTACGAACTGGTCGAGTGGTGGGTCGCGCTGCTGTCGGCGGAGGCGGCGGAGTCGTTCCTCGGGACCCAGGGCTACGTCTGGGACACGCAGTCCGACATGGCCTGGGCGCTGACCGGCGCGCTGCTCTCCCTGCTGACGCTGGGCCGCTTCCACGATCGCCAGTTGCGTGTCTTCGCGCGGGGCGCGGCGTATGACTGA
- a CDS encoding nucleotidyltransferase family protein, translating into MKAMILAAGRGERMRPLTDATPKALLRVGGQSLIEHHIRALARAGIVELVVNHAHLGAQILAALGDGSRYGVGITYSAETGGALETGGGIFKALPLLGPAPFVVVNADVWTDFDFARLPHGLTGLAHLVLVDNPPQHPAGDFALADGRIGQHGSAMLTFSGIGVYRPALFEDCTPGAFPLAPLLRRAMDAGLVTGEHYSGQWYDIGTPQRLETLNALVGRRQSTAHE; encoded by the coding sequence ATGAAGGCGATGATCCTCGCGGCCGGCCGCGGCGAGCGCATGCGGCCGCTGACCGACGCCACGCCCAAGGCGCTGCTGCGTGTCGGCGGGCAGTCCCTGATCGAGCATCACATCCGCGCCCTGGCGCGCGCCGGTATCGTCGAGCTGGTGGTCAACCACGCCCACCTCGGCGCGCAGATCCTGGCGGCGCTGGGCGACGGCAGCCGCTACGGCGTCGGCATCACGTACTCGGCCGAGACCGGTGGGGCGCTGGAAACCGGCGGCGGGATATTCAAGGCGCTGCCGCTGCTGGGGCCGGCGCCGTTCGTGGTGGTCAACGCCGATGTCTGGACCGACTTCGATTTCGCGCGCCTGCCGCACGGGCTAACCGGGCTCGCGCACCTGGTCCTGGTGGACAACCCGCCGCAGCACCCGGCCGGGGACTTCGCGCTCGCAGACGGTCGCATCGGGCAGCACGGTAGCGCCATGCTGACCTTCAGCGGCATCGGTGTCTACCGGCCGGCGCTGTTCGAGGACTGCACGCCGGGCGCCTTCCCGCTGGCTCCGCTGCTGCGCCGGGCCATGGACGCGGGCCTGGTCACGGGCGAACACTACAGCGGCCAGTGGTACGACATCGGGACCCCGCAGCGGCTCGAGACCCTCAACGCGCTGGTCGGCCGGCGCCAGTCGACGGCGCATGAGTGA
- a CDS encoding glutamate-cysteine ligase family protein, protein MGQEIEVIQFDAADFAAFDERLQAETALLAEWFRAGNFSARDRMGGFELEAWLVDAGGRPAPVNEVFLKRLGNPMVVPELARFNVELNDHPQHLWGAAFSRFEASLGATWQQCRRVAQELGAGLVMIGILPTVQESELCPENMSDLKRYRALNEQVLRLRGGEPLRLDINGREHLKAVHHSVMMEAATTSFQLHLKVRPQHAVRAYNASIIAAAPLVAVCANSPFLFGHALWEETRVPLFEQSVAVGGLAGASHGPLRRVTFGSGYARESLMECFSENAQHYPVMLPIHYRDGLEQMAHVRLHNGTIWRWNRPLIGFDYDGMPHLRIEHRVIPAGPTIVDMIANAAFFNGLMQTLLTAATPPEQRLPFALARDNFYAAAQRGLEAQVQWFDGARGSLQALVSGELLPMARAGLQRLEIDAAEIERYLGIIAARVASGRTGAAWQRASAERCGRDLQAMTQAYRAHQDSGNAVHEWPDV, encoded by the coding sequence ATGGGTCAGGAGATCGAGGTCATCCAGTTCGATGCCGCGGATTTCGCGGCATTCGACGAACGCCTGCAGGCGGAGACGGCGCTGCTCGCCGAGTGGTTCCGCGCGGGCAACTTCTCCGCGCGCGACCGCATGGGCGGCTTCGAGCTCGAGGCCTGGCTGGTCGACGCCGGCGGCCGGCCCGCACCGGTCAACGAGGTCTTTCTCAAGCGTCTCGGCAATCCCATGGTGGTGCCCGAACTGGCGCGCTTCAACGTCGAGCTCAACGACCATCCGCAGCATTTGTGGGGCGCCGCGTTCAGCCGTTTCGAGGCCAGTCTCGGCGCGACCTGGCAGCAGTGCCGGCGCGTCGCGCAGGAACTCGGCGCCGGCCTGGTCATGATCGGCATCCTGCCGACGGTGCAGGAAAGCGAGCTGTGCCCGGAGAACATGTCCGACCTCAAGCGCTACCGCGCCCTCAACGAGCAGGTGCTGCGCCTGCGCGGGGGCGAACCGCTGCGCCTCGACATCAACGGCCGCGAGCACCTGAAGGCCGTGCATCACAGCGTGATGATGGAGGCCGCGACCACCTCGTTCCAGCTGCACCTGAAGGTGCGTCCGCAGCACGCGGTGCGCGCCTACAACGCGAGTATCATCGCTGCGGCGCCGCTGGTGGCGGTGTGCGCGAACTCGCCGTTCCTGTTCGGCCACGCGCTCTGGGAGGAAACCCGCGTGCCACTGTTCGAACAGTCGGTGGCGGTCGGCGGACTGGCCGGGGCCAGCCACGGCCCGCTGCGGCGCGTGACCTTCGGATCCGGTTACGCGCGCGAATCGCTCATGGAATGCTTCAGCGAGAACGCGCAGCACTACCCGGTCATGCTGCCGATACACTACCGGGACGGACTCGAACAGATGGCGCATGTGCGCCTGCACAACGGTACCATCTGGCGCTGGAACCGGCCCCTGATCGGCTTCGACTACGACGGCATGCCGCATCTGCGGATCGAGCACCGCGTGATACCGGCCGGCCCGACCATCGTCGACATGATCGCCAACGCGGCATTCTTCAACGGTCTCATGCAGACGCTGCTGACGGCGGCAACACCGCCCGAGCAGCGACTGCCGTTCGCGCTCGCGCGCGACAATTTCTACGCCGCCGCCCAGCGCGGTCTGGAGGCGCAGGTGCAGTGGTTCGACGGTGCCCGCGGCTCGCTGCAGGCGCTGGTCAGCGGGGAGTTGCTGCCCATGGCGCGCGCCGGCCTGCAGCGGCTCGAGATCGACGCTGCCGAGATCGAGCGGTACCTGGGTATCATCGCGGCGCGCGTGGCGAGCGGCCGCACCGGTGCCGCCTGGCAGCGCGCCAGTGCCGAGCGCTGCGGGCGCGACCTGCAGGCCATGACCCAGGCCTACCGGGCGCACCAGGACAGCGGCAACGCGGTGCATGAATGGCCCGACGTCTAG
- a CDS encoding succinylglutamate desuccinylase/aspartoacylase family protein — translation MLNEIQALPAGLLEARVEGLQALLGAPTLLHLPGRHPEPLFVSVLLHGNESTGFYAVQSLLQKYAAGGLPRALSLFIGNVAAASQGLRRLDGQPDYNRVWPGTLTPEVPEAVMMQQVV, via the coding sequence ATGCTGAACGAAATCCAGGCCCTGCCTGCCGGCCTGCTGGAGGCCCGGGTCGAGGGGCTGCAGGCGCTGCTCGGCGCGCCGACCCTGCTGCACCTGCCCGGGCGGCATCCCGAACCGCTGTTCGTCAGCGTCCTGCTGCACGGCAACGAGAGCACCGGTTTCTACGCGGTGCAGTCGCTGCTGCAGAAATACGCCGCCGGCGGGCTGCCGCGCGCACTGTCGCTGTTCATCGGCAATGTCGCGGCCGCCAGTCAGGGCCTGCGCCGGCTCGATGGCCAGCCCGACTACAACCGTGTCTGGCCCGGTACGCTCACGCCGGAGGTGCCGGAGGCGGTGATGATGCAGCAGGTGGTC